From a single Erpetoichthys calabaricus chromosome 1, fErpCal1.3, whole genome shotgun sequence genomic region:
- the zgc:153031 gene encoding zgc:153031: MHVYTDEVQSKPVRLIVATCKNMGIGKNGQLPWNLPKEFAFFLNMISSVSSPDHKNLLIWGRKCWETFPENLLPLANCVNAVLSRNLSSVPRHAQYLCRNLPNAIRLGSTLPLSEDIEIIWIIGGVKPYKEALMHPWCDLLYITKIMASFDCDTFFPSFDHEVFRKVDKFSGVPSEIQEENGIKFKHQVFQRKQK, from the exons ATGCACGTGTATACTGATGAAGTGCAATCCAAGCCAGTCAGACTGATAGTAGCGACATGTAAAAACATGGGCATCGGAAAGAATGGCCAGTTACCATGGAACCTCCC AAAAGAGTTTGCCTTTTTTCTCAACATGATATCATCTGTTTCTTCACCAG ACCATAAGAACTTGCTGATTTGGGGCCGGAAGTGCTGGGAAACATTTCCTGAGAACCTGCTACCGCTTGCAAACTGTGTGAATGCTGTCCTAAGCCGCAATCTGAG ttctgtgccACGTCATGCTCAGTACCTCTGCAGAAATCTGCCAAATGCCATAAGGCTGGGATCAACACTGCCGCTCAGTGAGGACATTGAAATCATTTGGATCATAGGTGGAGTAAAACCATACAAG GAGGCCCTGATGCATCCTTGGTGTGACTTACTCTACATCACAAAAATTATGGCAAGCTTTGACTGTGATACCTTCTTCCCTTCTTTTGACCATGAAGTGTTTAGGAAGGTGGACAA GTTTTCTGGAGTTCCCTCTGAAATTCAAGAAGAAAATGGCATCAAATTCAAACATCAAGTTTTCCAgaggaaacaaaaataa